From the Actinomycetota bacterium genome, the window AAGAGGTTTATAACAGCAAGATGTATGCTGATGAGGGCTAAAACTTGCAAAAAGAATAATAAGTTTTCCTTGGCAATGAGGGTGGTCTCATGAATGATACCCACGGGTCCCCTCGCTTGTTGTAAGAACCCGCCCTTGGTGAACAAATCATGAATTGCTTGGCAGATCCTCACCGTAGCCATTCCCGTGGCAATGGTACCGCGATGAACAGCGGAAAGAAGGGTCTCTCTCTTTTTCTCCAATTTTGTTTCAATACCCAGAAAACCTCGAGAATCCTTCGTAGTTAGGGTGGGGTAAAAGATCATCCTCTTTCCGCTCCTCATCACCTCGACTTTTACTCTCTTTCGTGGATGTTCTTGAATGATCTCAATGATCTCGGACCATTCCGAAGTTTTCTTGTCCCCAATGGAAATTATCCTATCTCCCGACTTCAAGCCGACCTCAAAAGCAGGAGAGTTGGGCAAAATTTTGGCTATGTCCGTTGTGGGTGTGGGGATTCCCACCATCAAAACGATGGCAATGAGCATTATGGGAAGTATTAAGTTCATGAGAGGTCCGGCCAGGATTATGCTTATCCTCTGCCACATTGGTTTTGTGTTGAAAGCTCGTGCTCTATCTGCTTCGCTTAATTCCTCCTGGGGATCCATTCCGGCAAATCTCACATATCCACCAAAGGGGATGGTTGTAGCAC encodes:
- the rseP gene encoding RIP metalloprotease RseP; its protein translation is ATTIPFGGYVRFAGMDPQEELSEADRARAFNTKPMWQRISIILAGPLMNLILPIMLIAIVLMVGIPTPTTDIAKILPNSPAFEVGLKSGDRIISIGDKKTSEWSEIIEIIQEHPRKRVKVEVMRSGKRMIFYPTLTTKDSRGFLGIETKLEKKRETLLSAVHRGTIATGMATVRICQAIHDLFTKGGFLQQARGPVGIIHETTLIAKENLLFFLQVLALISIHLAVINLFPIPPLDGGRLAILGIEVVRGRPIDPYKLVVIQSILFSLLMILIIYLTMVDIQRLLIYLGGL